GCGTCGCGGCGCTCAGAAAAAAAGAGGCGCTCGGGATATTGTGCTTACTGTGGATCGCGCTTCCTGCGGGGGCCTTCATCGTCCTGAGCGGCGAGGTCTATTCGCGCTATTACCTGCTTTCGCTCCCACCCTTGATCCTTCTTGCCGCCCGCCCGCTTGCGGAATTACTAGACGGGGAACGCTGGCAAGGCCGATCCCTCGCTTTTAAATCCGCGCTCGCAGGCTTCGCCCTGCTTTGTCTGCTTCCGGCGGCGCGACTGGATTATGCATGGATCGTCGATCCGCGCTCGGCGCCGCTGGCGACAAAAGACCGCTGGCAATACACGGCGAGCGAATACGCAGGCTACGGCGTCCGCGAAGCGGTGCAACTCATGCTGAAGAATCGCGGCGACCGCGCGCTCTGGCTTTTCACGTCAAGAACCTGGGGCATGCCCGGCGACGCCTTGCACCTCTATTTGAAAGATCAACCGAAGGTTCATCTCGTCGAACTCTGGTGGGCGCATTCCATGCCGATGTTTCCATCCAACGTCGAAGGCATGGTCATCAACCGCTCGAAATATCAACTCCGTCACACGCGCACCATGCGCTGGGACGAGACCGAGGGCGCCGACGTCTACTTCGCCGCGCGGGAACGTTTTTTTGCGGCAGAGCGCCTGCTACCCGGCAACCCCAATCTTATGCTGGTGAAATCGTATCAGACGACGGACGGCAAGCCCTCCTTCAATCTCTTCAAACGCAACGACGCGATTCAGGTGCTGATCACCCCGAAACAGGAACAAAAGGCGGGGCCAGGAATTCTTCTGGAATGACGGCGTTGCGCCAGCGCCCTTCCAATTCTTTCAGGACGCTCTGCAAGGCCTCGAACTGCGCTCCCGCATCCCAGGCGCGGAGCCAGTAAGCGTATTGCAAATTATCCGCTTCTCCTGAACTCAACACGCCCAGTTGATATAAAATTTCTCCTGCCTCGCGGCCCGGCTCCAGCAAACGGCGCTGAAGCAATTCAATTTTGTATCGTTCCAGCAAATCTTCCGATAGCGTCTCCAACTCTTTGGGTAGTTTCAGATCGCGAGGAAAGGGTTTCAGAGCCTGGAAGCGTTTGAGTAAAATTTTGCGAAGTCCTTCGATGCCTGCGCCGCGCGCCTCGGCTGACAAAACTCCGATCAAGACCAGTCGATCCAGAAAACTCTCCAGCTGTTCTTTCAATTCCTTATCGCCGGGATTCAGACCGAGCGCCGCCTGCATGTGATAGGCGGACCACACAGGCATGTTGAGCGTGTGGTTGTACAAAATCGCCAAAAGCAAATGAGCCTCCGGTTTTTGATGATCCATTTCCACAGCCTGCAAAGCCTGAATGAAGGCAGGGCGGGCGAGACGCTGATCGAACAGGACCTGCGCCAGACGCGCCCGCGTCTCGACTTTTCCCGCATCGAAATACAAGGCTCTGCGATAATTCAGCGCCGCCGCTTCATGGCGACCTTCTGCCTGCAGGCGACGCGCCCGCTTGTCGTAATAATCCCAGAACACCGTGCGGGTCAAGCCGGGATTCTGATGCTCCGGCGGGAGGGATCGCGACAGCTCCCATCCGCGCTTGTAAAATTCAACGCCGCGCGCGTCGTCTTCCGGGTCTGCGTTGCTCAGGTAAAACGACCCCGTGTTGGTGAGATCGAGGATACGGATCGGCCCTTCCGGCAAAGGACGGCTTTGAGACGACCATAACAAGAGCGACGCGCTGGCAAACGTCGTCGCAAGAGCGGCGAAGCGTCGCTCCCGTCCGTAGTCAATCAAGCGTTGCAGGGCATAGGCTGAAAACAGGCAGAGAAAGGGAACCATCAGTAAACGAAAACGCGCCGTCACAAAGAAGGGCAGAAACATCAGAAAATTGGCGACGAGAAAAACATGAAGCAGATT
This window of the Candidatus Nitrohelix vancouverensis genome carries:
- a CDS encoding glycosyltransferase family 39 protein, which produces MRQSVLFPLILLVCGLAVRFVYFSQFQTSPFFDYVPPAWDQTVYHEGGQAFAFGDWLAVAPDQYNKFAPLYQYFVGLLYLIFGVDLSVVWIAHALLGVASSLLIYRIGLRYFSPGVSCLAALLFSCYGGALLYEGTLYRETFMTFLELAALLALLYFVDKPSWSRAIFSAVLLSLFMQSRTNNLLAAVLALAFLWKPLFARGGAGRPWLAGYLAVFVLVSAPLLFWVKTVHGKWGFYDQDGPETLLFANVTDYSGREFKFTPQYLETIQTVPLETGAVVEFIVKNALEHPWEYLKLYLRKTFHFFNGFEVPNTVNYYLTQEFVPLLQWSVPFGFLSALGLLGFVLTRWEQRRWNLLHVFLVANFLMFLPFFVTARFRLLMVPFLCLFSAYALQRLIDYGRERRFAALATTFASASLLLWSSQSRPLPEGPIRILDLTNTGSFYLSNADPEDDARGVEFYKRGWELSRSLPPEHQNPGLTRTVFWDYYDKRARRLQAEGRHEAAALNYRRALYFDAGKVETRARLAQVLFDQRLARPAFIQALQAVEMDHQKPEAHLLLAILYNHTLNMPVWSAYHMQAALGLNPGDKELKEQLESFLDRLVLIGVLSAEARGAGIEGLRKILLKRFQALKPFPRDLKLPKELETLSEDLLERYKIELLQRRLLEPGREAGEILYQLGVLSSGEADNLQYAYWLRAWDAGAQFEALQSVLKELEGRWRNAVIPEEFLAPPFVPVSG